TTATAACACACATACCTCAtccagcctcctccctgctcagacttggggagggtgggggaggaggagccCCTACCCCTTCCTGGGTGGTGGGTCTGCAGGGCTGGGAGAGGGCCGGGCAGGCGTGTGACAGACACCGGCCACAGGGGGACAGTACTTCCTGCCCTAGAAActcctgggtgggggagggggacactGCCCAGAGGCGCTACTGAATGTATGAGAAGCTggtgctggggggagggggggaggagggttgTGGCCAGAAACAGGGAAGGAGGTAGGTCCCTTCCCCAGGGAGGGGTGGGACCGGTAGGGGTGACTTGCGGGGGCTCCTACTCCTGCCCCACGTTGACAATCAGTATGTCTGTTATGTGCGATTTTTCACCCCGTTGTGTTTTGGGTCAGGattttaaagaaagatatttttatgGTAATTGTTGCTCGTCtattttactatatatttatgtaataaaTATATGATGAAAATAACCCCCTTGGGCACCCCCGTTAGACTTGCGTGCTGTTTCCCTAAATCCTCCCATCTGCTGGCAGAGTACCCACCCCACAAGCTGACCAGATGGAgaggtgccccccccccagccttgGCAGTAGTCCCCTccacccaccccccgcccccaaacGAGCACACACCACAGAAGCCAGCTCAGCTGTGAAGTATTGGATTTGAGACAGGAACAGaataaattggggggggggggcagaggaggGTGGGAGAGCAAGAGTGGTTTAAATAGGGGAGGATGGGAAGCGCAGTGATGGGTGGGGGGAGCAGGTATTTACAAGAAGGCTCAGGGGGCCAGAGGCTCATCTTGGAATATTTTATAACAATATAAATAAGATTCtggtttgcttttccttttcgtCTCGTAAAGGAGAGAGAAGTGCAGAGTTCGATTCTGTACAAGGGGGCAGCGGCAGAAGGCCGGCCGGGCGGGTCACTGGGCGTCCACCCGGAAGGACAGCAGCTTCTCGGAATGCATGTTGTTCAGGGTCCGCAGGtccggcagcttgagcagcagcttGGTGAAGCGGGAAGTCTCCAAGGGCCGGTTCTTCAGCACCAGAGCCCGAAGAGCCCGCAGCAGCGTCTCCTGGAGCTGCTCCACCGAAGCGGAATTCTCCATGCCCGAGCGGTCTGTGGGGAAGACGACAGCAGTGATGAGGCAGGCTCCCTGAGCTCCTCTGACGAGGACCCGGAGGTCTGCGAGGACCTGGCAGGCAAGGCAGCCTCCTCTCCCTGAGGCCCCTCAGAGGGCgacaggggaaggagaaggagggcgCCACTCCTTCTCCCAGGCCTCTGCCCCAGAGCAGGGGGTGCCCAAatgctgggagcacaggccacagGCTGGCCCCTCCCATCCCTCAAGACCACCCTCCTACCCCAAGCAGGCCACACAAGTGGCCAAGCTCCCTTGCTATTTGCTCTGTAGTTCCCTCTGCCTGGGATGCCCTTCCCCCTTTCCATGCCTGGCAACATTCTACTTGTCCCTTTGAGGCCCCACTCAAGTGTCACCTCCTTCCCCAGCTCCCCCAGGCAGAAATAGTTGTCTGTGCTTCCTTGGTTCATGCTTCTACTGTGACACTTATCTCACTGTTTTATAATTAGTCGGGCATGAGTCTGTTTCCCAAGCTAGACTGTGTCTGAATCATGTCTGTATCCCCAGTGCCCAGTGCAGGGCCTGGCATAGAGTAGGTACTCCATAAATGGTGTGTTGAATTGAACTGCGTCTGCCTCCTCCCGGGTCAGGCGAGAGCTTGACCTACCTGCAGAGACCAGCACCACCGCCGTGAAGAGGCCCAGCTCCTCCTCTGTAAGCGCCAAGGAGTTGAGCTTCTCGCTGAAGTCGAACATGGCATTGAGCAGGTCTCCCATGCCCATGGCACCGAGCTCCTGCAGACTGTAGGTGGTGCGGCTCAGGAACATCACTGTCTGGTCCTTCACGTTGAACAAGGATGCAAAGCGCACCATCAGCACCTGAATCGGGGACAGTCACTTTGAGTAAGGTGGGAGGGGAACCTGCCAAACCACCCCAGAAAGTCACCAGAGGGTTCAGGGATACTGCTTTAgatttctcagtgtgtgtgtgggggggggggcgtgcaaCACAGGGACCCAGGTGGAAGCATCCTATTGGCTTTGGAATAGGCACTTCACCAAAAGCAGTGTAACAATGTCTAGAATAAGGGCAGCACTGTACCCTCAGTGTTGTTCTGATGCAGGGGGTTCTGATCTATACCAGTCGAGATGACAGAAGTTCCAAACACCAAGAGGTGAGGAGTCGGGCAAAGGGTTCTACCTCCTCCATCAGATAGATAGCAGGGTCCCAAAGCCTTTCTGAAGTTCTGCCCACTCCAGTACCCAAGCCATTCTACTGGGTTCTTCTCAAGGTCAAGAGCAGGGAACACAAAATATCACTCACCTCAAAGGTGCCAGCTTTAAGCAGGGTGACCTGGTCATGCTGAGAAAGGTCACGGAAGCCAGGGATATGCTTGGCAAATTCTACCACCTCCCGCACAGCAGGCGTGAAGCTCATGGAAAAGTCCTCCCAGATCTCCTGCACAGTCCGGCCGCTGCGTCCATGAGGGTACATGTTCATGGGACAGgcctagagggaaaaaaatggacaGGAAAGGGAATGACGGCCaggttggcttacatgggttccccAGCAGGACTGGGCCTCAGATTCTGCCTGGGCTAGGGAATGTGGTCCTGAAGGGTGAGTGTCTCACCTAAAACAGCAATCAGGTGCCAAGTAGAGATCAAGGAGTCCTAGGCACAGCCCAGACCTCAGGGCAGCACATCCTCTCCTAGGAAGAGGTTCTCCTCACACGCTCAGTCTCCAGGAACACTGGGCTGCCCTACACTAAGTTCATCCTTCCAGGCCCCCTCCCTCCACACTGGCTCCATGCCCTCACCAGCAGAACATTCTTGGAGTTGCCTTGCCGCGGACTGTTGGCAGGTGCCTCGCCTTCTGGGGCTGCATACACGTGGGTGGGGCATAGACGATGCCCATTGCTGTTGGGCTGGTGGCAGCTGTGGTGCACGGGGCCAGGGGGCCATGCAGGATAGGGGGAAGGACCATGGCGTAGACCATTTAGAGCCTCGTTATGGCGCTGTGTGGCCAAAGTGTTGTTGTCATTGGGGATAGGTGGGCAGCCGGGACTCTCCCAATGATGTGAGGTGGTAGCTGAAGGGCTACCCGATGCATGGTTGGCATTGAAGTTGCCAGGTGAGGTGCCCAGCTTGTCATGGGCATAAGTGAAGATCTCTCGATGGGCACGGGCCACCTGCGATATCACGTCTTCCACAGTGGGCTCAGGGCTGGGAGATCTGGGTGGTGTCAGCTGTTGTGGGAACTGGGAGAAGCCCACCAGGGGTGAGGGGGCTGGAGCAGGAGGTGGCGAGGGGCCCACCGGTCCTGAAGTGGGGTGCAGGGTGGGTGAGGTTTCCAGTGGGCACTGGCTGCTGAGTTGATTGTTGGCCAAGTTCATGGCACTCTGCATCTCAGCGAGCATCCTCTGCTTTTCTCGCTTGGGGATGCGCCCAAAACGTACAGCTGCAACAGGATGAGAGCAGCGTCAGGAAGTTCTCAGACACACTCACACTcgttccctccttcctcctgaaAGGGCAAGACCCCAAAGGCTGGGGCTCCACTTCAAACTTGAAACCACCAAGGCCACACCCACCAAAAGGATTTTCCAAGTAGAGATTGCAGGCAGGAGGTGACCAATGAGAGACAAGTCTGCCTTTGCCCAGGAGGGTAGCCTATGAGGATCCTCCACACAAATGACTCTCACACATCTATATGTCTCAACTTGGgacttgggttttttgttgttgtttttgaggcaaagactcactttagcccaggctaacttagaactcactctgtaacccaaactggcctccaactcaaggtgatACTCCAGAGGGCTTGGGACTGTTTCCtcgttgttgctgtttgtttttgtttttggaggtacaggctcaccctagcccaggctgacctgaaattcactatgtagtctcaggatggcctcgaactcacggtgatcctcctacctctgcctcccaagtactgggattaaaaaggcactcgccaccatgctgggcagttttttgttgttttttttttttaagagatgatTAAGTCAGACATTGTGTGGGGGAAGCAGAGAGGTGGGAATGCTGTCTCACCGTCTCGTGACATGCCCACGGAGAGACATTTCTTGAAGCGACATTGCTGGCAGCGGTTGCGATTAATGCGGACAATGGAGCAGTTCTCGTTTTTCAGACATCTTTTGTACTGGATGTTCTGCTGGATGCTTCGACGGAAAAAGCCCTGGAAGGCAGGGGCAGCCAATGAGCACCTCCGTCTAGGTTGAGCCTGTGTGTCCCTGTGGAAGGGGTGTCACCTGGCCCGACCCTCAGCCCCAACCCACCTCACCTTGCAGCCCTCACAGGCATGCACGCCGTAGTGGAAGCCTGAGGCCACGTCCCCACACACTTTACACAGCAGCACCATGCCATTCAGCTCTGTGGGAAGAGACAGACAGCGAGGTCAGCAAGGGAGGCCCGACTGGCCTAAAATATGGAAGCTTTCTAGGCTGGAGATTCTGGGAGGAGAAAAAGTAAGGAAAAGCTCCAAATGTCTAGAGGCACCTTAGGTGACCAGGCTGGGCTGGACAGCGGCTGACACAAGGCTAAGGAAAATCCCTGAGGCCAATAGGCCCTGAAAGAAACTGTCACAAGGAAAGGGACTATCAACCAAGCCCTGGCCTACTGCCCTCCCACCAAATCAGCGGGCCATTTACTCACTGGTAATGTTGCTGGTACTCTTGCTGGGGGACACTCGGCTGCTGTCTTCCATGGCCACTTGTAGACTCCCCGGGGGGCTCCCATtatagaaggaggaggaggaggaagatgaagaagatgaaGGGGAGCTATCATCACCGAGACTAGGTGGAATGCTCCCAAAGGAACGAGCGGGGTCCTGGGTGAGGGAGCCAGTGGGTGATGGTGGAAAGTAGGTGGGACAGCCTTGATTCAGGGACTGGAAGCTGCCATTGGAACTGTCACTGTAGAGAGACTCCGGGCTGGTGCGGTTCGGGGAGGAGCCGCTGGAGCCAATGTAGGTGATAACGCCACCTGATGGGAGAATGCAAGGAAAGAGGGGTGTCAGTCATCATGTCTTTGGTTCGAGGATATCAGCTACTCAGTCCCTGAAATGCTGTTCCTCTTAGTAGTTAACCATGTGGAACCCCAACCTTGTAGTTAATAAATAGCTCCCAACACATACTCACCATAACATGGCTAACCTAGTCACTAAGAAACACCCATGACCCTTTACAAAGATACATTCAGCTTCTGCTTTGAGTTTTAGACATGACCCCCTCTGGGCATCACAAACAAGTGAACCCCTGCCCTAGATACTTTTCTGAGGCACTATCAACTAAAGCTAGTGACTTTGTTGCAAGTGGCCGCTGACAAACCATAATGTCCAGTCCTGAAGActgaataccaaaaaaaaaaaaaaacaaaaaaaagctgccATTTCTAACACAAAAATCCACCTGGGGATGAGAGGACAGGCTGTGCAGAGTAGTTACCAGTGCAGAGAATAGAGATCTTACAAAAGTCAGTCACGTTTCCTTCAAGCTGGAACACATATTCTCAGAGAGCACTGCAGAGAAGGCACTGGCTCTCCTGGCCTCCAAGAGATGAGTCAGAGTGACTCTGAGTCCAGGAAGGACTTAGCCCTGAGAGTTGCAGGAGGTGGAAGTGAAATACAAATTGTCCAGCCTAGGGCTTTGAAATTCTCCTTTCCAGATCTCAGATTGGTGATAACCTTCACTCTCCCTCCATTCAAGGTCTTTGGCCCTCTGGTTAAATTGCCAACCAAGTGGTTCTACTCCCATGCTATTGCAggagggggtaaaaaaaaaaagagagagaaagagagacttgcCTGTCACACCTCTGCCAAGTACCTAGGTTGGCCTGCCgtgggtggggtgggagaagggaggatCCTAAGACACGTGTGAGCTGACACAAGCCATGCCACTGTGTCTACAGAGGCACATGTCTTGCTCACCCACTGACACACACTAAACTGGGCAGGGCAGCCTTAAAATAGCTCAAGGTTGGTCAGGGTGAACCCAGCTCTCTGTAAATAGTTGCACAACAACAGATCATCGGCTCCtacagtttcagggctggagtggGGGATGGGATACTTATTTGGAGGTAAAATGAACTTGACCTAGCTTGCCCATCCTCAAagggggcattgagaccattatCCAAAGAGTCTTCCGACTCTGATGTGAGGGCCACTCAAAAGACCCTAGTTGATCCAGGCTGATCACTACCAACTTGCTTTTCTGACCTAGA
This is a stretch of genomic DNA from Jaculus jaculus isolate mJacJac1 chromosome 9, mJacJac1.mat.Y.cur, whole genome shotgun sequence. It encodes these proteins:
- the Nr1d1 gene encoding nuclear receptor subfamily 1 group D member 1, with product MTTLDSNNNTGGVITYIGSSGSSPNRTSPESLYSDSSNGSFQSLNQGCPTYFPPSPTGSLTQDPARSFGSIPPSLGDDSSPSSSSSSSSSSFYNGSPPGSLQVAMEDSSRVSPSKSTSNITKLNGMVLLCKVCGDVASGFHYGVHACEGCKGFFRRSIQQNIQYKRCLKNENCSIVRINRNRCQQCRFKKCLSVGMSRDAVRFGRIPKREKQRMLAEMQSAMNLANNQLSSQCPLETSPTLHPTSGPVGPSPPPAPAPSPLVGFSQFPQQLTPPRSPSPEPTVEDVISQVARAHREIFTYAHDKLGTSPGNFNANHASGSPSATTSHHWESPGCPPIPNDNNTLATQRHNEALNGLRHGPSPYPAWPPGPVHHSCHQPNSNGHRLCPTHVYAAPEGEAPANSPRQGNSKNVLLVRAWSQCGGRGPGRMNLV